Proteins encoded within one genomic window of Streptomyces rubradiris:
- a CDS encoding right-handed parallel beta-helix repeat-containing protein, whose protein sequence is MRIRTPLTSLLATALAAGGLALSAMGPASATGPASATGPASAAGTIEVATAAQLKTALAAARPGDTIRLADGTYAGNFKATTPATATARITLTGSPDAVLTAAGGYGLHLNGASYWTVDGLTVTGGQKGIMIDAARGVVLDGVTVHGLDMEGVHFRNSSADGVIENSRIYDTGNDGRGMGEGVYVGTANTLSDRSDRVRILNNTIGPDVGGENVDIKEGTTGAQIIGNTFDGSGLTGANYDDSWVDVKGNDVLVQDNTGTATTNDGYQTHTQQPGWGCGTVFKGNKSTLTGATGATRLAINVTNYSATCPATVHGSNTVTGGNGLTNVQVTP, encoded by the coding sequence ATGCGCATACGCACGCCGCTCACCTCCCTGCTCGCCACCGCCCTCGCCGCCGGCGGCCTGGCCCTGTCGGCCATGGGACCGGCCTCGGCCACCGGACCGGCGTCGGCCACGGGACCGGCCTCGGCAGCCGGGACCATCGAGGTCGCGACCGCCGCGCAGCTGAAGACCGCGCTCGCCGCCGCCCGGCCCGGCGACACGATCCGTCTGGCGGACGGCACCTACGCCGGCAACTTCAAGGCGACCACCCCGGCCACGGCCACCGCCCGGATCACCCTGACCGGCTCCCCGGACGCCGTGCTCACCGCCGCCGGCGGCTACGGACTGCACCTGAACGGCGCCTCCTACTGGACGGTCGACGGCCTGACCGTGACCGGCGGCCAGAAGGGCATCATGATCGACGCGGCCAGGGGCGTCGTCCTGGACGGTGTCACGGTGCACGGCCTGGACATGGAGGGCGTGCACTTCCGCAACTCCAGCGCGGACGGCGTGATCGAGAACTCGAGGATCTACGACACCGGGAACGACGGCCGGGGCATGGGCGAGGGCGTGTACGTCGGCACCGCGAACACGCTGTCCGACCGGAGCGACCGCGTGCGCATCCTGAACAACACGATCGGCCCGGACGTGGGCGGCGAGAACGTCGACATCAAGGAGGGCACGACCGGCGCGCAGATCATCGGCAACACCTTCGACGGCAGCGGCCTGACCGGCGCCAACTACGACGACTCGTGGGTCGACGTGAAGGGCAACGACGTCCTCGTCCAGGACAACACCGGCACCGCCACCACCAATGACGGCTACCAGACCCACACCCAGCAGCCCGGCTGGGGCTGCGGCACGGTCTTCAAGGGCAACAAGTCGACCCTGACGGGCGCGACGGGCGCGACCCGTCTGGCGATCAACGTCACCAACTACAGCGCCACCTGCCCGGCCACGGTCCACGGCAGCAATACGGTGACAGGCGGTAACGGACTGACCAACGTCCAGGTGACACCCTGA
- the rpsA gene encoding 30S ribosomal protein S1 — MTSSTETTATTPQVAVNDIGNEEAFLAAIDETIKYFNDGDIVDGVIVKVDRDEVLLDIGYKTEGVIPSRELSIKHDVDPNEVVAVGDEIEALVLQKEDKEGRLILSKKRAQYERAWGTIEKIKEEDGIVTGTVIEVVKGGLILDIGLRGFLPASLVEMRRVRDLQPYVGKELEAKIIELDKNRNNVVLSRRAWLEQTQSEVRQTFLTTLQKGQVRSGVVSSIVNFGAFVDLGGVDGLVHVSELSWKHIDHPSEVVEVGQEVTVEVLDVDMDRERVSLSLKATQEDPWQQFARTHQIGQVVPGKVTKLVPFGAFVRVDEGIEGLVHISELAERHVEIPEQVVQVNDEIFVKVIDIDLERRRISLSLKQANESFGADPTAVEFDPTLYGMAASYDDQGNYIYPEGFDPETNDWLPGYEKQREEWERQYAEAQSRFEQHQQQVIKSREADAQAAAEGGDAAGAAPAAGGGSYSSEGADTSGALASDEALAALREKLAGGQS, encoded by the coding sequence ATGACGAGCAGCACCGAGACCACCGCCACCACCCCGCAGGTAGCGGTCAACGACATCGGTAACGAGGAAGCATTCCTCGCAGCGATCGACGAGACGATCAAGTACTTCAACGACGGCGACATCGTCGACGGCGTCATCGTGAAGGTCGACCGGGACGAGGTCCTGCTCGACATCGGTTACAAGACCGAAGGTGTCATCCCGAGCCGCGAGCTCTCGATCAAGCACGACGTCGACCCGAACGAGGTCGTGGCCGTCGGCGACGAGATCGAGGCCCTGGTCCTCCAGAAGGAGGACAAGGAAGGCCGCCTGATCCTCTCGAAGAAGCGCGCCCAGTACGAGCGTGCCTGGGGCACCATCGAGAAGATCAAGGAAGAGGACGGCATCGTCACCGGTACCGTCATCGAGGTCGTCAAGGGTGGTCTCATCCTCGACATCGGCCTCCGTGGCTTCCTGCCGGCCTCCCTGGTCGAGATGCGCCGTGTCCGCGACCTCCAGCCGTACGTCGGCAAGGAGCTCGAGGCCAAGATCATCGAGCTGGACAAGAACCGCAACAACGTGGTCCTGTCCCGCCGTGCCTGGCTGGAGCAGACCCAGTCCGAGGTCCGCCAGACGTTCCTCACGACCCTCCAGAAGGGTCAGGTCCGCTCCGGTGTGGTCTCCTCGATCGTCAACTTCGGTGCCTTCGTGGACCTGGGTGGCGTCGACGGTCTGGTCCACGTCTCCGAGCTGTCCTGGAAGCACATCGACCACCCCTCCGAGGTCGTCGAGGTCGGCCAGGAGGTCACCGTCGAGGTCCTCGACGTCGACATGGACCGCGAGCGCGTCTCCCTGTCGCTGAAGGCGACCCAGGAAGACCCGTGGCAGCAGTTCGCCCGCACCCACCAGATCGGCCAGGTCGTGCCCGGCAAGGTCACGAAGCTGGTGCCGTTCGGTGCGTTCGTCCGCGTGGACGAGGGCATCGAGGGTCTGGTCCACATCTCCGAGCTGGCCGAGCGCCACGTGGAGATCCCGGAGCAGGTCGTCCAGGTCAACGACGAGATCTTCGTCAAGGTCATCGACATCGACCTCGAGCGCCGTCGCATCAGCCTCTCGCTGAAGCAGGCCAACGAGTCCTTCGGTGCCGACCCGACGGCGGTCGAGTTCGACCCGACCCTGTACGGCATGGCCGCGTCCTACGACGACCAGGGCAACTACATCTACCCCGAGGGCTTCGACCCGGAGACCAACGACTGGCTGCCGGGCTACGAGAAGCAGCGCGAGGAGTGGGAGCGCCAGTACGCCGAGGCGCAGTCCCGCTTCGAGCAGCACCAGCAGCAGGTCATCAAGTCCCGCGAGGCGGACGCCCAGGCCGCTGCCGAGGGTGGCGACGCCGCCGGTGCGGCTCCGGCCGCGGGTGGCGGTTCGTACTCCTCCGAGGGTGCGGACACCTCCGGTGCCCTGGCCTCGGACGAGGCGCTGGCCGCACTGCGCGAGAAGCTGGCCGGCGGCCAGAGCTGA
- a CDS encoding class I SAM-dependent methyltransferase — translation MIQEPEGHAPQRSEGFEPEATRRDADVTESTRANRGWWDRNADEYQTEHGTFLGDDRFVWGPEGLDEVEAGLLGRPEELKGKDVLEIGAGAAQCARWLAAQGARPVALDLSHRQLQHALRIGGAFPLVCADAGALPFADGAFDLACSAYGALPFVADPRLVLREVHRVLRPGGRFVFSVTHPIRWAFPDEPGPEGLSVSASYFDRTPYVEQDEHGRAVYVEHHRTLGDRVRDIVASGFRLVDLVEPEWPAWNTSEWGGWSPMRGNLIPGTAIFVCERD, via the coding sequence ATCATCCAAGAGCCGGAAGGGCACGCGCCCCAGCGGTCCGAAGGGTTCGAGCCGGAGGCCACCCGGCGCGACGCGGACGTCACGGAAAGCACACGGGCCAACCGGGGCTGGTGGGACCGGAACGCGGACGAGTACCAGACCGAACACGGCACCTTCCTCGGCGACGACCGCTTCGTGTGGGGCCCGGAGGGCCTGGACGAGGTGGAGGCCGGGTTGCTCGGCCGGCCGGAGGAGCTGAAGGGCAAGGACGTCCTGGAGATCGGCGCGGGCGCGGCGCAGTGCGCGCGCTGGCTGGCCGCCCAGGGTGCGCGGCCGGTGGCCCTGGACCTCTCCCACCGCCAGCTCCAGCACGCGCTGCGGATCGGCGGGGCCTTCCCGCTGGTCTGCGCCGACGCCGGCGCGCTGCCCTTCGCGGACGGCGCCTTCGACCTGGCGTGCTCCGCGTACGGGGCGCTGCCGTTCGTGGCCGACCCGCGGCTGGTGCTGCGTGAAGTGCACCGGGTGCTGCGGCCGGGCGGACGGTTCGTGTTCTCGGTGACGCATCCGATCCGCTGGGCGTTCCCGGACGAGCCGGGCCCCGAGGGCCTGTCGGTGTCCGCCTCCTACTTCGACCGCACGCCCTACGTGGAGCAGGACGAGCACGGCCGCGCGGTGTACGTGGAGCATCACAGGACGCTCGGCGACCGGGTGCGGGACATCGTGGCGTCCGGCTTCCGGCTGGTGGACCTGGTGGAGCCGGAGTGGCCGGCGTGGAACACCTCCGAGTGGGGTGGCTGGTCGCCTATGCGCGGGAACCTGATCCCGGGCACGGCGATCTTCGTGTGCGAGCGGGACTGA
- the hrpB gene encoding ATP-dependent helicase HrpB, which produces MIRYDALDALPVRSALPALTDALEGEGAAVLVAPPGTGKTTLVPLVLAGLVGDGPARRVVVAEPRRIAARAAARRMAWLLGERPGESVGFTVRGERAVGRHTRVEVVTTGVLLQRLQRDQELAGVDVVVLDECHERHLDADTVAAFLWDVRQALRPELRLVAASATTDAEGWSRLLGGAPVVEAAGVAHPVEVVWAPPARPLRPPHGMRVDPALPAHVASVVRRALAERDGDVLCFLPGVGEIARVAGLLGDLGGVEVLQVHGRAPAAVQDAVLSAGERRRVVLATSVAESSLTVPGVRVVVDSGLAREPRVDHARGLSGLTTVRASRAAGRQRAGRAGREAPGVVYRCWTEAEDGRLPAFPAPEIKVADLTSFALQAACWGDPDASGLALLDPPPGGAMAAARSALTAVGAVDCAGRATETGARLARLGVHPRLGRALLDTGGDGAPVVALLSEEVPREYGDDLAGALRRARAGGDAYGARWAAEVRRLRAVAAGSAQPARDGAVRVGPDTGDDRLAGLVAALAFPERVARLDGGSYLMASGTRVELAEGSGLRGAPWIVVAVADRPAGKGHARVRLGAAVDEDVARAAAGALLGARDEVRWAGGDVVARHVERLGAIELAVRPLKDAGAALVRAALLDGLREEGLGLLRWSPEALGLRQRLAFLRAHLGEPWPDVSDDALHARVDEWLEPELGRARRRADLARIDAGQALARLLPWASGDAARLEELAPERITVPSGSRVRIDYRDPERPVLAVKLQELFGLRETPAVAGVPLLVHLLSPAGRPAAVTADLASFWADGYRAVRAELRGRYPKHPWPEDPATAEPTRHTNARLRR; this is translated from the coding sequence GTGATCCGTTACGACGCTCTGGACGCGCTGCCCGTGCGCTCCGCCCTGCCCGCCCTGACCGACGCCCTGGAAGGCGAGGGGGCCGCAGTCCTGGTGGCGCCGCCCGGCACCGGCAAGACGACTCTGGTGCCGCTCGTGCTCGCGGGGCTGGTGGGCGACGGTCCCGCGCGGCGGGTCGTGGTGGCCGAGCCGCGGCGGATCGCGGCGCGGGCGGCGGCCCGCCGCATGGCGTGGCTACTGGGCGAGCGGCCCGGCGAGAGCGTCGGCTTCACGGTGCGCGGCGAGCGGGCGGTGGGGCGGCACACGCGCGTGGAGGTCGTGACGACCGGTGTCCTGCTCCAGCGGCTCCAGCGCGACCAGGAGCTGGCCGGGGTGGACGTGGTGGTCCTGGACGAGTGCCACGAACGGCATCTGGACGCCGACACGGTGGCCGCGTTCCTGTGGGACGTGCGGCAGGCGCTGCGGCCGGAGCTGCGGCTGGTGGCCGCGTCGGCGACCACGGACGCCGAGGGGTGGTCGCGGCTGCTCGGCGGGGCGCCGGTGGTGGAGGCGGCGGGGGTGGCGCATCCGGTGGAGGTGGTGTGGGCGCCGCCGGCCCGTCCGCTGCGGCCGCCGCACGGGATGCGGGTGGATCCGGCGCTGCCGGCGCATGTGGCGTCGGTGGTGCGGCGGGCGCTGGCCGAGCGGGACGGGGACGTGCTGTGCTTCCTGCCCGGGGTGGGCGAGATCGCGCGGGTGGCGGGGCTGCTCGGGGACCTCGGCGGGGTGGAGGTGCTCCAGGTGCACGGGCGGGCTCCGGCGGCGGTACAGGACGCGGTGCTGTCGGCCGGGGAGCGGCGCCGGGTGGTGCTGGCGACGTCCGTGGCCGAGTCGTCGCTGACCGTGCCCGGGGTGCGGGTGGTGGTCGACTCTGGGCTGGCCCGGGAGCCGCGGGTGGATCACGCGCGCGGGCTGAGCGGGCTGACCACCGTGCGGGCCTCGCGGGCGGCCGGGCGGCAGCGGGCGGGCCGGGCCGGGCGTGAGGCGCCGGGGGTGGTGTACCGGTGCTGGACGGAGGCCGAGGACGGCCGGCTGCCGGCTTTTCCGGCGCCGGAGATCAAGGTGGCCGACCTGACCTCGTTCGCCCTTCAGGCGGCCTGCTGGGGCGATCCTGACGCCTCCGGGCTGGCGCTGCTCGATCCGCCGCCGGGCGGGGCGATGGCGGCGGCCCGCTCCGCGCTGACGGCGGTCGGCGCGGTGGACTGTGCCGGGCGGGCCACGGAGACCGGCGCGCGGCTGGCCCGGCTGGGCGTGCACCCCCGGCTGGGGCGGGCGCTGCTGGACACGGGCGGGGACGGGGCGCCGGTGGTGGCGCTGCTCTCCGAGGAGGTGCCGCGGGAGTACGGCGACGACCTGGCGGGCGCGCTGCGGCGGGCCCGGGCCGGCGGTGACGCCTATGGCGCGCGGTGGGCGGCGGAGGTGCGGCGGCTGCGCGCCGTCGCGGCCGGGTCCGCCCAGCCCGCGCGGGACGGGGCCGTCCGGGTCGGTCCGGACACCGGCGACGACCGGCTCGCCGGACTGGTCGCCGCCCTCGCGTTCCCCGAGCGGGTGGCCAGGCTCGACGGAGGGTCGTACCTCATGGCGTCCGGGACCCGGGTCGAACTGGCCGAGGGCTCGGGGCTGCGGGGGGCGCCGTGGATCGTCGTCGCCGTCGCCGACCGGCCCGCGGGCAAGGGGCACGCGCGCGTGCGGCTCGGCGCGGCCGTCGACGAGGACGTGGCGCGGGCCGCCGCCGGGGCCCTGCTCGGTGCGCGGGACGAGGTGCGCTGGGCCGGCGGGGACGTCGTGGCCCGGCACGTCGAGCGGCTGGGGGCGATCGAGCTGGCCGTGCGCCCCCTGAAGGACGCCGGCGCCGCCCTCGTACGCGCCGCCCTGCTCGACGGCCTCCGGGAGGAGGGGCTCGGACTGCTGCGCTGGTCGCCGGAGGCGCTGGGGCTGCGGCAGCGGCTGGCGTTCCTGCGGGCGCACCTCGGGGAGCCCTGGCCGGACGTGTCGGACGATGCGCTCCACGCGCGCGTGGACGAGTGGCTGGAACCGGAACTGGGCCGGGCCCGGCGGCGGGCCGATCTCGCCCGGATCGACGCGGGCCAGGCGCTGGCCCGGCTGCTGCCGTGGGCGAGCGGGGACGCGGCCCGGCTGGAAGAGCTGGCGCCCGAGCGGATCACCGTACCGAGCGGGTCCAGGGTCCGGATCGACTACCGCGATCCGGAGCGGCCGGTGCTCGCCGTGAAGCTCCAGGAGCTGTTCGGGCTGCGGGAGACGCCGGCCGTGGCGGGCGTGCCGCTGCTGGTGCACCTGCTCTCCCCCGCCGGGCGGCCCGCCGCCGTGACGGCCGACCTCGCCTCCTTCTGGGCGGACGGCTACCGGGCCGTGCGGGCGGAGCTGCGCGGCCGGTACCCCAAGCATCCGTGGCCCGAGGACCCGGCGACCGCCGAGCCCACCCGGCACACCAACGCGCGGCTCAGGCGCTGA
- a CDS encoding DUF3068 domain-containing protein: MRRTASLVLLACAVCCAALAPLLRWYAFPRLARVPAHQYQAMVLEARDATLLDYGTMRAKKVPKVTIVQTLKGDVEAARRIERTAGRPVVVWDSLSYVQGPDGKMVSKVPERYIFDAHSQDPVHATGETVDGDPVRREGIEFKWPFLTRKRDYRYFDAQTRAAGPIHYRGTRSFRGLTVYCFEQTVPWTKVRMPKTMPVRGITPETVAATGTTRWYSTVRRFWVEPVTGAPVYGEEIHREELRGGTLLGGRAKVTAFAGHVKMREDYITHTVAMVKHNRTLVLALTSYAPWGSLGLGVLLLALSLWLEARARRPRGPAPARPGKAAPVSA; encoded by the coding sequence ATGCGCCGCACGGCAAGCCTGGTCCTGCTCGCCTGCGCCGTGTGCTGCGCCGCGCTGGCCCCGCTGCTGCGCTGGTACGCCTTCCCGCGTCTGGCCCGCGTCCCCGCCCACCAGTACCAGGCGATGGTCCTGGAGGCCCGCGACGCCACCCTCCTCGACTACGGCACCATGCGCGCGAAGAAGGTCCCCAAGGTCACCATCGTGCAGACCCTCAAGGGCGACGTGGAGGCCGCGCGGCGGATCGAGAGGACGGCGGGACGGCCGGTCGTCGTCTGGGACAGCCTGTCCTACGTCCAGGGCCCCGACGGCAAGATGGTCTCCAAGGTGCCCGAAAGGTACATCTTCGACGCCCACAGCCAGGACCCCGTGCACGCCACCGGCGAGACGGTCGACGGCGACCCGGTCCGGCGCGAGGGCATCGAGTTCAAATGGCCCTTCCTGACGAGGAAACGGGACTACCGGTACTTCGACGCCCAGACCCGCGCCGCCGGCCCCATCCACTACCGGGGCACCCGGTCCTTCCGCGGCCTGACGGTCTACTGCTTCGAGCAGACCGTCCCCTGGACCAAGGTCCGCATGCCGAAGACCATGCCCGTGCGGGGCATCACCCCCGAGACCGTCGCCGCGACCGGCACCACCCGCTGGTACTCCACGGTCCGCAGGTTCTGGGTCGAACCGGTCACCGGAGCGCCGGTCTACGGCGAGGAGATCCACCGGGAGGAACTGCGCGGCGGCACCCTGCTCGGCGGCCGCGCCAAGGTCACCGCGTTCGCCGGGCACGTGAAGATGCGCGAGGACTACATCACCCACACGGTCGCCATGGTCAAGCACAACCGCACCCTCGTCCTGGCCCTCACCTCGTACGCCCCCTGGGGCTCCCTCGGCCTCGGCGTCCTGCTCCTCGCCCTCTCCCTCTGGCTGGAGGCCCGCGCCCGGCGCCCCCGGGGCCCGGCGCCCGCCCGGCCCGGTAAGGCCGCGCCGGTCAGCGCCTGA
- a CDS encoding SPW_0924 family protein, translating into MRALIAAATGLALAFALVLAISALGRPSGRTSPEPLLTTVPAHP; encoded by the coding sequence ATGCGCGCCCTGATCGCCGCCGCGACCGGTCTCGCCCTCGCGTTCGCCCTGGTCCTCGCGATCAGCGCGCTGGGCCGGCCGTCGGGCCGGACATCCCCCGAACCGCTGCTGACGACGGTGCCGGCACACCCCTAG
- a CDS encoding lytic transglycosylase domain-containing protein yields the protein MAAHIGRRLRKGAASTAVAAAAVAALSASQAPGVAGEDNRPTTAGATDSVPDGIGGATGNSPYYTDLPPLKSPAPSPSAPVGTPVSRGDAEAGIPATVLDAYKKAAAELRTSKPGCNMPWQLLAAIGNVESGQARGGQVDADGTTLHRILGPQLDGNGFALIPDTDGGAYDGNSTYDQAVGPMQFIPSTWAWAGRDGNGDGKKDPNNIYDAALAAGHYLCRNDWDLSREADLHSAILSYNNSQDYLDLVLNWMEYYRKGTHTIPDGTGGVPEHRSDEGTRRVPSPSPRPTRPPTTKPAPKPHKPGNEHGGNGGKETPEPSKPPVPPTPPPTTPGTPTDLVDHLTGTGTGKLTAMTGDAFTERIGVRAETKVGKSVAKVRIRFTLTGDTDATFANGETVATVATDAKGVALAPPLQAGEKTGDFKVTAAVVGRQVKGVDYTATVTERVADALARTGTDPLICAAGAEFAEQVQVKATYRGAAAGKVAVTATLVKSLIDARANDKGPYFKDATGKPVRSLTGLRTDANGLLTLPKLYADDTAGTFLLRVTTAGGATLTVPLTVEAAGSPAVPTPDPSTSSDSPAPDASASS from the coding sequence ATGGCGGCGCATATCGGCAGGCGACTGCGCAAGGGAGCGGCGAGCACCGCCGTGGCCGCGGCGGCGGTCGCGGCTCTGTCCGCGTCCCAGGCTCCGGGAGTGGCCGGCGAGGACAACAGACCCACGACGGCCGGAGCCACGGACTCGGTACCGGACGGCATCGGCGGCGCCACCGGCAACTCCCCGTACTACACGGACCTTCCACCGCTGAAGAGCCCCGCGCCCAGCCCCTCGGCCCCCGTCGGGACACCCGTCTCCCGGGGAGACGCGGAGGCCGGCATTCCGGCGACGGTCCTCGACGCCTACAAGAAGGCCGCGGCCGAACTGCGCACCTCCAAGCCCGGCTGCAACATGCCCTGGCAGTTGCTGGCCGCCATCGGCAACGTCGAGTCCGGGCAGGCCCGCGGCGGGCAGGTCGACGCCGACGGCACCACCCTGCACCGGATCCTGGGTCCGCAGCTCGACGGCAACGGCTTCGCCCTCATACCGGACACCGACGGCGGCGCGTACGACGGCAACAGCACGTACGACCAGGCCGTCGGGCCCATGCAGTTCATCCCGTCCACCTGGGCCTGGGCCGGCCGTGACGGCAACGGCGACGGCAAGAAGGACCCGAACAACATCTACGACGCCGCGCTCGCCGCGGGCCACTACCTGTGCCGCAACGACTGGGACCTGTCCCGCGAGGCCGACCTGCACAGCGCGATCCTCAGCTACAACAACTCGCAGGACTATCTCGACCTGGTCCTGAACTGGATGGAGTACTACCGCAAGGGCACCCACACCATCCCCGACGGCACCGGTGGCGTCCCGGAGCACCGCAGCGACGAGGGCACCCGGCGCGTCCCGTCCCCGTCCCCCCGCCCGACGCGGCCGCCGACGACCAAGCCGGCCCCCAAGCCCCACAAGCCCGGCAACGAGCACGGGGGCAACGGCGGCAAGGAGACGCCCGAGCCTTCGAAGCCGCCGGTCCCGCCCACGCCCCCGCCGACGACCCCGGGGACGCCCACCGACCTCGTGGACCACCTGACGGGCACGGGCACCGGGAAGCTCACCGCGATGACCGGCGACGCCTTCACCGAGCGGATCGGGGTGCGCGCCGAGACCAAGGTCGGCAAGTCCGTCGCCAAGGTCAGGATCAGGTTCACGCTCACCGGTGACACCGACGCCACCTTCGCGAACGGCGAGACCGTCGCGACGGTCGCCACCGACGCCAAGGGCGTCGCGCTCGCCCCGCCGCTCCAGGCCGGGGAGAAGACGGGCGACTTCAAGGTCACCGCCGCCGTGGTGGGCCGCCAGGTCAAGGGCGTCGACTACACGGCGACCGTCACCGAGCGCGTCGCCGACGCCCTGGCCCGCACCGGCACCGACCCGCTGATCTGCGCCGCGGGCGCGGAATTCGCCGAGCAGGTGCAGGTGAAGGCGACGTACCGGGGTGCCGCCGCGGGCAAGGTCGCGGTCACCGCCACCCTGGTCAAGTCCCTCATCGACGCCAGGGCGAACGACAAGGGCCCCTACTTCAAGGACGCCACCGGAAAGCCCGTACGCTCCCTCACCGGCCTCCGGACGGACGCGAACGGCCTGCTCACGCTGCCCAAGCTGTACGCCGACGACACCGCCGGCACCTTCCTGCTCCGCGTCACCACCGCGGGCGGCGCGACGCTCACCGTCCCGCTGACGGTGGAAGCAGCCGGTTCCCCGGCCGTTCCCACGCCGGACCCGTCCACCTCCTCGGACAGCCCCGCCCCCGACGCGTCCGCCTCCTCCTGA
- a CDS encoding DUF4184 family protein — translation MPFTLSHAAAVLPAVRRDGGGRGRLVPAVLVAGSCAPDLPYYAADVLPGGMGFGSVTHAFAAVVTVDVLLAWALAGLWLLAREPLLALLPRAWQGRPAVLLGCRAPRGRVRGASVVRWYASAVLGALTHVVWDAFTHHDRWGTRLIPAIGRARPAGVPLYTWLQYGSSAAGAVLIVVFLVRALRRLPGGAPVGVPVLSVRDRWWALAVIGGCALAGAVQRTAHWRERGGTGARPWDLVPTLCFGVGAGLVPGLLVYAVGVRVWRPAAGRGGDGGVVGAGRGRSVSR, via the coding sequence TTGCCGTTCACGCTCAGCCATGCGGCGGCGGTGCTGCCCGCGGTCCGCCGGGACGGCGGCGGGCGGGGCCGGCTGGTACCCGCCGTGCTCGTGGCCGGCTCCTGCGCGCCCGACCTGCCGTACTACGCGGCCGATGTCCTGCCGGGTGGAATGGGGTTCGGCTCGGTCACGCACGCGTTCGCCGCAGTCGTCACGGTCGATGTGCTCCTCGCCTGGGCGCTCGCGGGGCTGTGGCTACTGGCCCGGGAGCCGTTGCTGGCGCTGCTGCCGCGGGCGTGGCAGGGGCGGCCGGCCGTCCTGCTCGGCTGCCGGGCGCCCCGCGGGCGCGTGCGGGGCGCGTCGGTGGTCCGGTGGTACGCCTCCGCGGTGCTCGGCGCGCTGACCCATGTGGTGTGGGACGCGTTCACCCATCACGACCGGTGGGGTACGCGGCTGATCCCGGCCATCGGACGGGCCCGTCCGGCGGGCGTGCCGCTGTACACCTGGCTGCAGTACGGGTCGTCGGCGGCGGGCGCCGTGCTGATCGTGGTGTTCCTGGTCCGGGCGCTACGGCGGCTGCCCGGTGGGGCGCCCGTGGGAGTGCCGGTGCTGTCCGTACGGGACCGGTGGTGGGCGCTGGCGGTGATCGGGGGCTGCGCGCTGGCGGGGGCGGTGCAGCGGACGGCCCACTGGCGGGAGCGTGGCGGTACGGGGGCGCGGCCGTGGGACCTGGTGCCCACCCTGTGTTTCGGGGTGGGCGCGGGGCTGGTGCCGGGGCTGCTGGTGTACGCCGTGGGGGTCAGGGTCTGGCGTCCGGCCGCTGGTCGCGGGGGTGACGGTGGGGTGGTCGGTGCGGGCCGGGGGCGTTCGGTCTCGCGGTGA